The following proteins come from a genomic window of Salvia hispanica cultivar TCC Black 2014 chromosome 4, UniMelb_Shisp_WGS_1.0, whole genome shotgun sequence:
- the LOC125217918 gene encoding uncharacterized protein LOC125217918 isoform X1 → MSLFTQSPSSNPVHSVSQLHHRTPKLYKSQSLFGRCNLPYVSSGLRIICCANTSRWEPPPVTYVPEKEGPLLKETSNIFETITSSSEAAEASITKTEHQHVDANKQPVMQFHYLRQPLWLLGPLLLLVTGVVPTLWLPISSIFLGPNIASLLSLTGLDCIFNLGATLFLLMADSTARPNKESEGCSSKPPSSYSFWNIIANVAGFIIPSVMFIASQKGLLQPQLPLISWGVLLGPYFLLLLVQLLTEMLTWHWQSPVWLVTPVVYESYRLLQLMRGLKLGAEVGAPSWTVHTLRGLVCCWVLVLGVQLMRVAWYAGFTARAYQQQSAEVGS, encoded by the coding sequence ATGTCATTGTTTACCCAGTCTCCATCCAGTAATCCAGTACATTCTGTTTCCCAATTGCATCATAGAACCcctaaattatataaatctcAGAGTCTGTTTGGCAGATGTAACTTGCCATATGTTAGCAGCGGTCTTCGGATCATTTGTTGTGCTAACACATCTCGATGGGAACCACCTCCAGTAACATATGTTCCGGAGAAAGAAGGTCCACTGCTCAAAGAGACTAGCAATATCTTTGAAACCATCACTTCTTCTAGTGAGGCAGCTGAAGCTTCAATAACTAAGACGGAGCATCAACATGTGGATGCAAATAAGCAGCCTGTTATGCAGTTCCACTACCTTAGGCAGCCTCTATGGCTTCTTGGCCCCTTGCTTCTCTTGGTGACCGGCGTTGTGCCCACCTTGTGGCTGCCAATATCATCTATTTTCCTTGGCCCCAACATAGCCAGCCTTCTATCCCTTACCGGACTGGACTGCATTTTCAATCTTGGCGCGACCCTGTTTCTCCTTATGGCAGACTCCACCGCTCGTCCAAACAAGGAGAGTGAAGGTTGCAGCAGCAAGCCTCCTTCAAGTTACAGTTTCTGGAACATCATTGCAAATGTAGCTGGATTCATCATTCCCTCGGTGATGTTCATTGCTTCCCAGAAAGGATTGCTTCAGCCTCAGCTGCCTTTGATCTCATGGGGAGTGCTCTTAGGCCCTTACTTCCTGCTTCTGTTGGTGCAACTGCTGACGGAGATGCTGACTTGGCACTGGCAGTCACCGGTGTGGTTGGTGACACCGGTTGTTTATGAGTCGTATCGACTGTTGCAGCTGATGAGAGGGCTGAAGCTGGGGGCAGAGGTCGGGGCACCATCGTGGACGGTGCACACGCTTAGGGGATTGGTGTGCTGTTGGGTGCTGGTTCTTGGGGTGCAACTCATGAGGGTTGCTTGGTATGCTGGTTTTACTGCTCGTGCTTATCAACAACAGTCTGCTGAGGTTGGATCATGA
- the LOC125217918 gene encoding uncharacterized protein LOC125217918 isoform X2 — protein sequence MQFHYLRQPLWLLGPLLLLVTGVVPTLWLPISSIFLGPNIASLLSLTGLDCIFNLGATLFLLMADSTARPNKESEGCSSKPPSSYSFWNIIANVAGFIIPSVMFIASQKGLLQPQLPLISWGVLLGPYFLLLLVQLLTEMLTWHWQSPVWLVTPVVYESYRLLQLMRGLKLGAEVGAPSWTVHTLRGLVCCWVLVLGVQLMRVAWYAGFTARAYQQQSAEVGS from the coding sequence ATGCAGTTCCACTACCTTAGGCAGCCTCTATGGCTTCTTGGCCCCTTGCTTCTCTTGGTGACCGGCGTTGTGCCCACCTTGTGGCTGCCAATATCATCTATTTTCCTTGGCCCCAACATAGCCAGCCTTCTATCCCTTACCGGACTGGACTGCATTTTCAATCTTGGCGCGACCCTGTTTCTCCTTATGGCAGACTCCACCGCTCGTCCAAACAAGGAGAGTGAAGGTTGCAGCAGCAAGCCTCCTTCAAGTTACAGTTTCTGGAACATCATTGCAAATGTAGCTGGATTCATCATTCCCTCGGTGATGTTCATTGCTTCCCAGAAAGGATTGCTTCAGCCTCAGCTGCCTTTGATCTCATGGGGAGTGCTCTTAGGCCCTTACTTCCTGCTTCTGTTGGTGCAACTGCTGACGGAGATGCTGACTTGGCACTGGCAGTCACCGGTGTGGTTGGTGACACCGGTTGTTTATGAGTCGTATCGACTGTTGCAGCTGATGAGAGGGCTGAAGCTGGGGGCAGAGGTCGGGGCACCATCGTGGACGGTGCACACGCTTAGGGGATTGGTGTGCTGTTGGGTGCTGGTTCTTGGGGTGCAACTCATGAGGGTTGCTTGGTATGCTGGTTTTACTGCTCGTGCTTATCAACAACAGTCTGCTGAGGTTGGATCATGA